In Bos indicus x Bos taurus breed Angus x Brahman F1 hybrid chromosome 23, Bos_hybrid_MaternalHap_v2.0, whole genome shotgun sequence, a single genomic region encodes these proteins:
- the LOC113881475 gene encoding olfactory receptor 2G3-like, translating to MGMNSSSVKEDFVLVGFSDQPNLEKILFVVVLVSYLLTLMGNTVIILISSTDSKLRTPMYFFLTHLSLVDICFTTSIVPQLLWNLRGPAKTITALGCAVQLYVSLALGSTECILLAVMAFDRYAAVCKPLHYAAVMNPRLCQALAGVAWLSGVGNTLTQSTVTLWLPRCGHQWLHHFFCEVPSMIKLACVDIHANEVQLFIASLVLLLLPLALILMSYGHIVKAIIRIKSVQAWRKALGTCGSHLMVVSLFYGTITAVYIQPNSSYAHTYGKFISLFYTVVTPALNPLIYTLRNKDVKGALGRLFHRARDLGL from the coding sequence ATGGGCATGAACAGTAGCAGTGTCAAAGAAGACTTTGTCCTGGTGGGCTTCTCTGATCAGCCCAACCTAGAAAAGATACTCTTTGTGGTTGTTTTGGTATCCTATCTCCTGACTCTGATGGGAAATACAGTCATTATTCTGATCTCCTCTACAGACTCTAAACTCAGAacacccatgtactttttccttaCTCACCTCTCCCTAGTTGATATTTGCTTTACTACCAGTATTGTTCCCCAGCTTCTGTGGAACCTAAGAGGACCAGCCAAGACCATAACAGCCCTGGGCTGTGCTGTCCAGCTCTACGTCTCTCTGGCTCTGGGCTCCACTGAGTGCATTCTCCTGGCTGTAATGGCTTTTGATCGCTATGCTGCGGTGTGCAAACCTCTCCACTATGCAGCCGTAATGAACCCACGGCTGTGCCAGGCTCTGGCAGGGGTTGCGTGGCTGAGTGGAGTAGGAAACACTCTCACCCAGAGCACTGTCACCCTCTGGCTGCCTCGCTGTGGACACCAGTGGCTCCATCATTTCTTCTGTGAGGTACCCTCAATGATTAAACTTGCATGTGTGGACATCCACGCCAATGAGGTCCAGCTATTCATTGCTTCATTGGTCTTGCTCCTTTTGCCCTTAGCACTGATATTGATGTCCTATGGACATATAGTCAAGGCAATTATTAGGATCAAGTCAGTCCAGGCCTGGCGCAAAGCCCTGGGGACATGTGGATCCCACTTGATGGTAGTGTCCCTCTTCTATGGGACCATTACAGCTGTTTACATCCAGCCCAACAGTTCTTATGCCCATACTTATGGGAAATTCATCTCCCTCTTCTACACAGTAGTGACTCCAGCCCTCAATCCTCTCATCTACACACTGAGGAATAAAGATGTGAAAGGAGCACTGGGAAGACTTTTTCACAGAGCCAGAGACCTAGGCTTATAA